One stretch of Eupeodes corollae chromosome 2, idEupCoro1.1, whole genome shotgun sequence DNA includes these proteins:
- the LOC129946508 gene encoding uncharacterized protein LOC129946508 has product MSKFVLFSVLVVLMSMYPTTESFGIVSVNVQKDPAILNAIGSAISSKIQSINSIVSSLLAIKSSFKTVNINTNSGSSSSSSDSSSGSQVSYSTLPLYRKTINVNYGAAPVSNTIDASSSDSSSSSSSSPTSTSSVGAAGQTIFTGVKLIGGVPAASASASASVPLPSSSGYAYSKTIG; this is encoded by the exons ACCCAACAACTGAATCATTCGGAATAGTTAGTGTTAATGTCCAAAAAG ATCCAGCAATTCTAAATGCAATTGGTAGTGCGATTAGTTCGAAAATTCAAAGCATTAACAGCATCGTGAGCAGTCTTTTGGCAATCAAGTCATCATTCAAAACCGTCAACATCAATACAAATTCTGGAAGCAGCAGCAGTAGTAGTGATAGCAGCAGTGGAAGTCAAGTGTCCTACAGCACCCTTCCTTTGTACAGGAAGACAATAAATGTCAACTACGGAGCTGCTCCAGTTTCGAACACAATCGATGCCTCAAGCAGTGATTCGTCCTCATCCTCGTCCTCATCTCCAACATCAACTAGCTCAGTAGGTGCAGCTGGTCAAACCATCTTCACAGGAGTCAAATTGATTGGAGGAGTCCCAGCTGCCTCCGCATCTGCCTCTGCTTCAGTGCCATTGCCAAGCAGTAGTGGTTACGCATACAGTAAGAccattggttaa